The genome window taccatacactacagttgaggaacaatggggaaagtaatttgagaaaatggcccttgaatgctTTGGTACCtagtggagagctcttctttgtctacaccaattcagcattgttcacatccCCTTAaaccagccccacccatctctaaggattcacatgtgaggtcatgtgctaaacagtgagtagtgtagtaaagattaagaccaaaagtggtaaaagtagaaGCCTAAaataaggaaaaattccaggtaaaTAGAAAGTGTAcaaatattagatgacgcttacccagacTCTTGCTAAGTGGATGTGTCTCTACAGCGAAATGGTTACTTGCGTAGTATCAATATCAAACTAGGTGGTGTCAATTctagagagagaacaaaataatAGACTGTATatacaagaacaatatcaatgATACTGGTGATGGggtagttacagttgaagtcggaagtttacatacaccttagccaaatacatttcaactcagtttttcacaattcctgacatttaatcctagtaaaaatgccctgtcttaggtcagttaggatcaccactttattttaagaatgtgaaatgtcagaataatagtagagagaatgatttatttcagcttttatttctttcatcacattcccagtgggtcagaagtttacatacactcaattagtatttggtagcattgcctttaaattgtttaacttgggtcaaatgtttcgggtagccttccacaagcttcccacaataagttggatgaattttggcccattcctcctgacagagttggtgtaaccgagtcaagtttgtaggcctccttgctcgcacacgctttttcagttctgcccacaaattttctataggattgaggtcagggctttgtgatggccactccaataccttgactttgttgtccttaagccattttgccacaactttggaagaacgcttggggtcattgtccatttggaagacccatttgcgaccaagctttaacttcctgactgatgtcttgagatgttgcttcacataattgtccgtcctcatgatgccatctatttggtgaagtgcaccattccctcctgcagcaaagtacccccagaacatgatgctgccgcccccgtgcttcatggctgggatggttttcttcggcttgcaagcctccctcgttttcctccaaacataacgatggtcattagggccaaacagttctattttgtttcatcagaccagaggacatttctccaaaaagtacgatctttgtcccaatgtgcagttgcaaaccgtagtctggcttttttttatggcggttttggagcggtggcttcttccttgctgagcggcctttcaggttatgtcgatataggactcgttttactgtggatatagatacttttgtaccggtttcctccagcatcttcacaaggtcctttgctgctgttctgggattgatttgcacttttcgcaccaaagtacattcatctctaggagacagaacccgtctccttcctgagcggtatgacggctgcgtggtcccatggtgtttatacttgcgtactattgtttgtacagatgaacgtggtaccttgaggtgtttggaaatttctcccaaggatgaaccacacttgtggTCTACAAATCTTCtttgagatcttggctgattctttattttattttcctaatgatgtcaagcaacgaggcactgagtttgaaggtaggctttgaaatacatccacaggtacaccttctaaagccatgacatacttttctggaatttcccaagctgtttaaaggcacagtcaacttagtgtatgtaaacttctgacccactggaattgtgatgcagtgaaataatctgtctgcaaacaattgttggaaacattacttgtgtcatgcacaaagtagatgtcctaaccgacttaccaaaactatagtttgttaacaatacatttgtggagtggttgaaaatgactccaacctaagtgtatgtacacttccgacttcaactgtaagttatATGCATACAATAATTGGTAAAGTGGCagagcagcaggataaaaaaataaatagtagcagcaacgtatggtctgtgttaggagagagtcatgtgaatagaggcactgcagatagtgctgatgactgaACTCACCACCAGTGATGAACTGGTCTGTCcgaaccacgcatgaacaagggaatctattcggagagcctgtttctgtcctacTCTTGACTTTGATGCAGGTCATGTGATGTCTCTTCGTCGCAAAACTCCCCGATCTTCTCAAAAAGAgaagtttgtctagctgtgtccagtccaagtggtgcttgtacaggcagaccatccaTGGGAGGAAGAATGTCAGCGTTGctcagcagctgaaacctggtcccaaCTGAGTCCAAATGCTCCTTGgagacaacaccaggctccagtgcatcgaagctgtaaaacaggaaataacaaaacaaattgaAAATACATTACAACCTTGCATAACATCAATTCTCCTCCCAAAtttagataagaagaataacctcatgcaatgaaaatgatattcacctgaagtgctggtactgcttgatctgtggcagcaGCCTGAAGTACAGAGTCAGGTGTTGTtaccagccatagctttccaccagcaccgtaccatcctccagtccaacaagctgtgggatgttgacccctgtcacagtgctgtcctaaacaacaccagcaatctcaggcaaaagtgttcactctggtctttctagaaatttataatatctgaaactgtagctagactcttaacTGTATacatggggctcccgagtggcgcagcagtctaagccactgcatcgcagtgctagaggcgtcactatagaccctggttcgattccaggctgtatcataaccggccatgattgggaatcccatagggtggcgtacaattggcccagcgtcgttagggtttggctggggtaggacgtcattgtaaataagaatttgtaattaactaaaattataaaataaaatgaacgcttcatggcagactgcaacccctttcatTAAATTAGACGTCGTTTGAGTTTTGTTTGTACAGCTTATTTGgcccgttgtgtcaagtcactctggttcacactgaccgtgtgcaATGGCATAAGAATCGTCCTcctgaaagtagtccatcacaaattttcccactgacctttgtcgATAGCGGCTGATAAATTAAGGGGATCAATGTTATTGGGAGCAGTAGCAACacatttgcagttctccatggctaacgttatatctttcaaaaaaaaaCTGCAGTAGAAAGGATTGCACATAacgagcagctcattttatagacagAAGATGCTACACAGCAGACCAATCTGAAACTCATCTCTCAGGATGTCCAGCCaattcattatctcagccaatcatggctagcgggaaggttcctgtctttttctgtggccaactaggctcgtaatttaactttaactttattcgtatttacacaTGACATACAACTTTGTTATTAAGGtacatggttaaataaaacatgaaagttcaaatgttccagaaggcatttctgccaaaaaatgcatacaaaaaatatctaaaaaataaaagttcaaatgcctctcctgtgaagtcgtgacttgagacatatgcctagtttcctgaaactagTCACCTTTTAGGATGTGAGTAGCTATCTCAGATTGTCACAGTCTGCTGCTAAAGCCTTGTTCTTAGTCCATGCATTATTATATTACTCTATCAAAGGACTCTCATTGTATCATTTTGATTTCAGGAACACAATGACAAAACATAAATCCTTGTGACATTTTGTTTCTTCTTCCAGACACTACTGTGTCCCCATACCGTGACAGTtgttgctaacgtgcgctaatgtgactataatgacgttgtaagtaacagcaaactttccaggacattCACATGTctttatatgggcagaaagcttaaattcttgttaatctaactgcactgtccaatttacagtagctattacagtgaaaaaagaccatgctattgtttgaggggagtgcacaacaacaaacttTTACCACAGCAACTGGTTTGAtatattcacctctgaaggtaaataatgtacttacattcagtgatcttgctctgatttgtcatcctgagggtcccagagataaaacgTAGCATAgtttgataaaatacatttttatattcaaatgtaggaacatGGTTCTACAGTTGAATCCCATGCCGTCTCTGGGTCCACACCCACActgcccggccatctagatgtgtgaaagttaatGTATAAGCTAAtaatccatcatgtatgacattcctgggagtgtataAACGTACATTTTGTATTACCATATAATTTGTGAATGTTGTctgtagttatgtacttgaaaatgtatcaattgaccagttcggcacatttgggcagacttgatacaaaatgcTGTGCAGTATTGCAATTCTTCACTGGgtcaatctgaaactttgcacatgcaATCTAATGGCCAAAATCTAATGGCCAAAATCTAAACCCCTAtattacattatggcctttctcttgcatttcaaagatgatggagaaAAACAATTAtagaaaatgcatgtttttttttttgtatcatcttttaccagatctaatgtgttacattctcctacattaatttcacatttccacaaacttcaacgtgtttcctttcaaatggtaacaAGAATATGCACATCCTTCCTTTCggtcctgagcaacaggcagttagtCATTTtgggtgaaaattgaaaaaaatgtcAGATTGTTCTTAGTCCGTGCATTATTATATTACTCTATCAAAGGACTCTCTTTGTATCATTTTGATTTCAGGAActcaatgacaaaacaaaaatccTTTCCtcgtgacattttgttgtttcttcttcttcCAGAGCTGAGTGAGTGGAATGGCCGGGACTGTCGTTGTTTTGAGTCAAACTCACTTTGCTGGGCCCCACAGCCTGGTACTGTGTGGGTGCTAACAGAGAGGAACAAAGCATGTGGACCACATCTGCCATGACAGTCAACATGTCTGAGGCTGAGCCAGACCACATTAACTGCACCATCAGCCATGAGATCCACCAGTACCTGTTCTCTGTGGCCTACATCCTGGTTCTTTTGATTGGCGTTCCCACCAACGCCTACTCCCTCTACCATGCCTGGCTTCAGCTGAGAGACAAGAACGAGCTGGGGATCTACCTACTCAACCTGACCGTGTCAGACCTCCTCTACctggcctctctgcctctctggctGCAGTACATCTTCCAGGGAGATGACTGGAGACAAACTGAGTGGCTTTGCCAGCTGTGTGGCTTCCTGCTCTATGAAAACATTTATGTTAGTATCGGATTCTTATGTTGTATCTCTATAGACCGTTACCTGGCCGTAGTGTACCCATTCCGCTTCACAGCTTTTCGAAGTATGCGGGCAGCCACGTTGGCCAGCGCCTTCATCTGGCTGAAAGAGATTGCTGTGGGTGTTGTCTTTTTCAAACACAAAGAGCTAAGCAGGGACAGCACCAACCAATCGGTGTGCTTTGAGCACTACCCCATGCAGCCGTGGGAGTACCCAATCAACTACTACCGTTTTGCCGTTGGCTTCCTGTTCCCACTAGGCATCCTGTCCGTGTCATATCTCCGCGTCCTGCGGGCGGTCGGAAAAAGCGTAGGCACGCAAAGCACCCAGAAAACACGCATCAAGAACCTGGTGACCAGCACCATTGTCATTTTCCTGGTGTGTTTCTCTCCATACCACGTGTTCCTGCTGGTGCGTACCATCTTAGAAAGAGACTGCCCCTTCATAATCAACATCTTCAACTACTACCACGTCTCCCTGCTGCTCACCAGCTTCAACTGCGTGGCCGACCCAGCGCTGTACTGTTTCGTCAGTGAGAGGGCCCAGCAGGGGATCCAAcaagcccaggaggcctgtacCCAGGCCCTCTGCTACTGCTGCCACAGGGGACAGCACAGCCCCATCACAGCCACAGGTACAGACTCCGAGGTGGCCACCTCCAACGAGAACAGAAAAGTCTCAGTCACACTGCTGGCGTCTAGTAGTAATATTAATAATACATGGGTTTTATGAAGCTCTTTTGAAGGAGCTAAAGACACTTGATTATTAGACTATGAGCTAGGGTTGGATTTGGAGAGAGAAGGTTGGGGAAAAAATACATACAGTGACAGGACATTGGACATGAGACATTGGGCAATGATATGATTGTGGGCAGTCCCATGAGCAGTAACGTGAGGTTCATAGGAACCCATCAAATATgctgtcaaatgaaagctaagagtctatatttttgcGAAATTAACgcatatatacatttttcaaccatttccaatgcaaaaaaaatgtggaataagcaaaggctttgatttctgttCAAACAGATAGAAAAGGGGTCTTataaaacatctaccagaaaaagtcttaaaggtattagaaatacatcaaaacccAGTAATGTTGCAGTAAAGACCCTTCCaagtaatatctatatatttagTTTTGCAGAAATTATTTGACGTCTGTAAGTTTAAGGAATGTTGCCTAGTGTCTAGTCATTCTCTTACCAGAaacatatctttaagatattttctaatttctctccctcatgaggagggagaataatgaaagttcacataaGTAACAATTAAAGGTAGACCTACCGGTtttagtgtttttactgataacAATTTGGTTTATGATTTATTAAGTGATTTAAAACGTGTCATTTTGGTACCAAATTGGTAACGGAATGGCTGCAACTGAATTGGCTGCAATGGGAGTTCATACTAGTTACAAACCAGGTGGGTCATCTGCTAatgtcctcccttctactggcatactgttatgttcagctcataactgttttctttctctttccgtTGTGTGGCGGTCAAAGCAAGAGtgtgaaaacagtctggacaaccccgccctctctctccctgtctctcttctctctctccagttgaaGTCACTTCTCCTGGTTCTTATTGACACCTAGCCATGACTCTCATGAGCCCTCTctatttccatttactgtaactggccctctcacccactgagcaccgacTGACACCGGACGTCTTTGGACGTGGAAAAGTAGTTTACATTTTGTCAGTCCAAATCTAAACCAGTCATAGATGTctgtttctactgtactgtactgacctttactgtactgaactatactaggCTGTACTGACCTTTAATTttctgaactatactgtactgacctttactgtactgaactctactgtactgtactgacctttactgtactgtactgacctttactgtactgaactctactgtactgaactctactgtactgtactgacctttACTTTTCtgacctgtactgtactgacctttactgtactgaactatactaggCTGTACTGACCTTTAATTttctgaactatactgtactgacctttactgtactgtactgtactgacctttactgtactgaactctactgtactgtactgacctttACTTTTCtgacctgtactgtactgacctgtattgtactgaactctactgtactgaactctactctactgtactgtactgacctttACTTTTCtgacctgtactgtactgacctttactgtactgaactgtactgtactctgctctactgtgctgtatttTGATGCTGTACTTTGTTGTCCAAACGTGTGAAATAATGACATCTATGATTGGTACAGATTTGGTCCGAACTggaccaaccaaatttggtcttgtttggggccggagctcattagaataatagccattgtgtagaataatacccaaacatGCAAAGAGGGATATTACATTTGTTCTACCTTTGTGTACTTTTTCAGGATACATCACAATGAGGAGAAGGACATTCATAATTATACACTACGGTATAATACAGATCAGGGTCTCATGATGTGACCATCTGTTTCCGGGTgttaatccacttcacttactgtagttcaataaccaaagtaaaaaaaaatctaactcaAGTTGTCATATCATAGCTGACACcgattctttctgcagacatctttgaatcttaatttggAGTAAAACATGGTCCAAAAAAACAGAGGGAGATTATATTggcattctgttaccaaactttacatctgcactgttcttccagtaaatgtatttgtaaaatattcagtggaaattgttaaaaatagtccttgtgcatagagctgTATGTTTTGTTGAACTTtgcaatcaatggtttttgtctGGCATACAGTCTGTGTCATTCTGTTACAGTGGCCTTGGACATATGACATAGTAAAAGTCTTATATTAAGGTATAACATATGAATATGATgctttttgtttttaaatgaatGTTTTATGCTTTCTTTAACATGTGCAGGACACATGCACACGTGATGCTGCCTTGTGTATAAGCCTGAGTTGAAAACTATCTTGCTTAC of Salmo salar chromosome ssa01, Ssal_v3.1, whole genome shotgun sequence contains these proteins:
- the LOC106601320 gene encoding ovarian cancer G-protein coupled receptor 1; amino-acid sequence: MWTTSAMTVNMSEAEPDHINCTISHEIHQYLFSVAYILVLLIGVPTNAYSLYHAWLQLRDKNELGIYLLNLTVSDLLYLASLPLWLQYIFQGDDWRQTEWLCQLCGFLLYENIYVSIGFLCCISIDRYLAVVYPFRFTAFRSMRAATLASAFIWLKEIAVGVVFFKHKELSRDSTNQSVCFEHYPMQPWEYPINYYRFAVGFLFPLGILSVSYLRVLRAVGKSVGTQSTQKTRIKNLVTSTIVIFLVCFSPYHVFLLVRTILERDCPFIINIFNYYHVSLLLTSFNCVADPALYCFVSERAQQGIQQAQEACTQALCYCCHRGQHSPITATGTDSEVATSNENRKVSVTLLASSSNINNTWVL